Proteins from one Naumovozyma castellii chromosome 3, complete genome genomic window:
- the RPS9A gene encoding 40S ribosomal protein uS4 (ancestral locus Anc_8.554), whose protein sequence is MPRAPRTYSKTYSTPSRPYESSRLDAELKLAGEFGLKNKREIYRISFQLSKIRRAARDLLTRDEKDPKRLFEGNALIRRLVRIGVLSEDKKKLDYVLALKVEDFLERRLQTQVYKLGLAKSVHHARVLISQRHIAVGKQIVNIPSFMVRLDSEKHIDFASTSPFGGARPGRVARKNAARKSEGADEEAADEEE, encoded by the exons ATGCCAA GAGCTCCAAGAACTTACTCAAAGACCTACTCAACTCCATCTAGACCATACGAATCTTCCCGTTTGGACGCcgaattgaaattggctGGTGAATTCGGTTTGAAAAACAAGAGAGAAATTTACAGaatttctttccaattatCTAAGATTCGTCGTGCCGCTAGAGACTTGTTAACTAGAGATGAAAAGGATCCAAAGAGATTATTCGAAGGTAATGCCTTGATCAGAAGATTAGTGAGAATTGGTGTCTTGTCTGAAGATAAGAAGAAGTTAGATTATGTTTTAGCCTTAAAGGTTGaagatttcttggaaagaAGATTACAAACTCAAGTGTACAAGTTGGGTTTGGCCAAGTCTGTTCACCACGCTAGAGTATTGATTTCTCAAAGACATATTGCTGTTGGTAAGCAAATCGTCAACATCCCATCTTTCATGGTCAGATTAGACTCTGAAAAACACATTGACTTTGCTTCTACTTCTCCATTTGGTGGTGCCAGACCAGGTAGAGTTGCAAGAAAGAACGCTGCTAGAAAATCGGAAGGTGctgatgaagaagctgccgatgaagaagaataa
- the MOT1 gene encoding DNA-binding ATPase (ancestral locus Anc_8.555): MTSKVSRLDRQVILLETGSTQIVRNVAADQMGDLAKQHPEDILNLLSRVYPFLLVKKWETRVTAARAVGGIVKHATLWDPNENDDTAMKPTDNTGDAPVETAQVKLEQDIQLKLEEFSKSDETSLLRGNQELYSLSQWNLNALFKSGKVLLASNMNDFMNNNNISVNENPKKQLKVETESNQNVKKEQGTTTKKSARMLAMAKRKKKIQAKNATSKPVDITESSVSKTLLNQQNKNNESTSPVELTNPKLEITEQTDPNKILIESTMLPILEQQERVAGLVWQFQGIYELLLENLTSDIWEVRHGAALGLRELMKKHASSVSRVKGKSRQENDLQNRKSLEDLATRLLTVFALDRFGDYVYDTVVAPVRESVAQTLAALLIHLDDNLSLTIFKTLEQLVLQDPQITGLPNKIWEATHGGLLGIRYFVSIKTDFLLSNNLLDRVVNIVLYGLNQSDDDVQSVAASILTPITSEFVKMDSEKIDVVLTTIWTSLTHLEDDLSASVGSVMDLLANLCKHTEVLDILKKKAIKYPSEWSFKSLVPKLYPFLRHSISSVRIAVLNLLNGFLSINDDSTKNWLNGKIFRLIFQNILLEQNPEILQLSYDLYGDLLSHYKSKHTEKTLDHVFSKHLQPILHLLNTPIGENGKSYSMEAQYILKPSQHYQLHPERKRSESSQPDDTDIPPPKHLERINIDAPMIAGDITLLGPDVIINTRVMAARAFGLTLAMFQDSTLQSFFTNVLVRCLDLPFSTPRMLAAIIITEFCSSWSKQHPEQDKLPEFVGNIFAPILNEQLSNPELFPVFRELVPSLKALRTQCQSLLATFVDVGMLSQQKLPSIAIVVQGETEAGPQAFSIETAEKVHNEYYEKMFRSMNNSYKLLAKKPLEDARYRVALAIEATKESRRAHNGSILSNYASALLLLKGIPPKLNPVIRALMDSVKLEKNEKLQTMAGDAVIHLIDVLIKNNKGNAANKIVKNLSGFLCVDTSEVPDFTANSKYIDSILTSIKEGSTLAIQEDSNLKKLAGIAQLKRKGGLYTLGKLLQVFGANTLVNIPQLKTVLFEPLAKADEVEDEQNTINNILGQEIVDALGVLRAVYPYMDRKLQIEEVSTHYQEILAILRSKFSVLRYSAARTLADFAKITAVDSMPFIIREILPLMNSAGSLPDRQGATELIYHLSLSMRTDILPYVIFLIVPLLGRMSDSNEDIRNIATSTFASIIKLVPLEAGIADPESLPKDLVAGREKERDFIQQMMDPSKAKPFKLPVAIKATLRKYQQDGVNWLAFLNKYRLHGILCDDMGLGKTLQTICIIASDQYLRAEDYKKTNSVETRKLPSLIVCPPSLTGHWENEFEQYAPFLKIIVYAGGPSMRIPLRDELGSADIVITSYDVARNDLSIITKYDFNYCVLDEGHIIKNAQSKLAKAVKQISANHRLILTGTPIQNNVVELWSLFDFLMPGFLGTEKMFQEKFAKPIAASRNSKTSSKEQEAGVLALEALHKQVLPFMLRRLKEDVLSDLPPKIIQDYYCELSDLQKQLYQDFAKKQKNVVEKDIENTTDTDNSQHIFQALQYMRKLCNHPALVLSPNHPQLAQVQDYLKQTGIDLHDVINAPKLNALRTLLFECGIGEEDMERKSNPNQYLTGQNVISQHRALIFCQLKDMLDMVENDLFKRYMPSVTYMRLDGSVDPRDRQKVVRKFNEDPSIDCLLLTTKVGGLGLNLTGADTVIFVEHDWNPMNDLQAMDRAHRLGQKKVVNVYRIITKGTLEEKIMGLQKFKMNIASTVVNQQNSGLASMDTHQLLDLFDTDDVPSQENEEKQQSVKPGMDDVANETGLTGKAKEVVGELKELWDPSQYEEEYNLDNFIKTLR; the protein is encoded by the coding sequence ATGACATCAAAAGTTTCAAGATTAGATCGACAGGTGATCCTGTTGGAGACAGGCTCCACACAGATTGTAAGAAACGTAGCCGCCGATCAAATGGGTGATTTAGCAAAACAACATCCTGAAGATATATTAAACCTACTATCAAGAGTATATCCATTTCTGCTAGTGAAAAAATGGGAAACTAGAGTAACTGCAGCAAGGGCTGTAGGAGGTATTGTTAAACACGCAACGCTCTGGGATCCTAATGAAAATGACGATACTGCCATGAAACCAACGGACAATACAGGTGATGCTCCTGTGGAAACAGCTCAAGTCAAATTAGAAcaagatattcaattaaaattagaagaattttcaaaatctgaTGAAACTTCTTTACTCCGAGGAAACCAAGAACTTTATTCCCTCTCCCAATGGAACTTAAACGCCTTATTTAAATCAGGAAAAGTATTACTAGCATCAAATATGAACGACTTTATgaacaataacaatatatCAGTTAATGAGAATCCTAAGAAACAACTTAAAGTTGAAACTGaatcaaatcaaaatgTGAAAAAAGAACAAGGCACAACGACGAAGAAATCTGCAAGAATGTTGGCAATGGCAAAACgtaagaagaagattcaGGCGAAAAATGCAACGAGTAAACCAGTAGATATTACTGAAAGTTCCGTATCGAAAACTTTATTAAAccaacaaaacaaaaacaacGAATCCACTTCTCCAGTTGAATTAACTAATCCTAAACTTGAGATAACTGAGCAAACAGATCCTAACAAAATACTGATCGAGTCAACGATGTTACCAATCTtagaacaacaagaacGTGTAGCTGGTTTAGTTTGGCAATTTCAAGGGATATATGAGCTATTGTTGGAGAACTTAACTAGTGATATTTGGGAAGTAAGACATGGTGCCGCACTAGGGCTTAGAGAGCTCATGAAGAAGCATGCCTCAAGTGTTAGTAGGGTTAAAGGCAAAAGTAGACAAGAAAATGACCTCCAGAATAGGAAGAGTCTTGAGGATTTGGCGACAAGATTATTAACAGTATTTGCACTCGATAGATTTGGTGATTATGTTTATGACACTGTAGTTGCCCCAGTTCGAGAGTCTGTAGCACAGACATTGGCTGCGTTGCTAATACACCTAGATGATAATTTATCACTGACTATTTTTAAGACTTTAGAGCAACTAGTCTTACAGGATCCTCAAATAACAGGTCTGCCGAATAAAATATGGGAAGCTACACATGGGGGTCTACTAGGGATTCGTTACTTTGTTAGTATAAAAACTGATTTTCTGCTCTCAAATAATCTCCTAGATAGAGTTGTTAATATTGTTCTTTATGGGTTGAATCAAAGTGATGATGACGTGCAAAGCGTTGCTGCCTCGATTTTGACCCCAATAACTAGTGAATTCGTAAAAATGGATTCTGAAAAGATTGATGTTGTCCTAACGACGATTTGGACATCTCTTACTcatttggaagatgatCTATCCGCAAGCGTTGGTTCCGTTATGGATCTGCTCGCAAATCTATGTAAACACACTGAAGTGTTAGATATACTCAAGAAGAAAGCGATTAAATATCCTTCCGAGTGGtcattcaaatcattgGTTCCAAAATTGTATCCATTTTTGCGTCATTCAATCTCTTCCGTGAGAATTGCAGTATTGAACCTATTAAATGGATTCTTATCAATTAACGATGattcaacaaagaattgGCTTAATGGCAAAATCTTTAGATTAATATtccagaatatattattagaaCAAAATCCGGAAATCCTTCAATTATCCTACGATCTATACGGAGACTTACTTTCTCATTATAAATCGAAACATACTGAGAAGACTCTAGATCATGTATTCAGCAAGCATTTGCAACctattcttcatcttctaaaCACACCAATTGGGGAAAACGGTAAAAGTTACAGCATGGAGGctcaatatattttaaagcCATCACAACACTACCAATTACACCcagaaaggaaaagatCAGAGTCAAGCCAACCAGATGATACTGATATACCACCTCCTAAGCATCTTGAAAGGATCAATATTGATGCTCCAATGATCGCAGGTGATATAACATTATTGGGCCCAGATGTAATCATCAATACCAGAGTTATGGCAGCCAGAGCTTTTGGATTAACTCTAGCCATGTTCCAAGATTCGACTTTGCAGTCATTCTTCACCAATGTATTGGTTAGGTGCCTCGATTTACCTTTTTCCACACCACGAATGTTGGCAGCCATTATTATAACAGAATTTTGCAGTAGTTGGTCAAAACAACATCCTGAACAAGATAAATTACCAGAATTTGTGGGAAACATCTTTGCTCCGATATTAAACGAACAACTATCAAATCCAGAGCTCTTCCCTGTTTTTAGAGAATTAGTACCAAGTTTGAAGGCATTAAGAACACAATGTCAAAGTTTATTAGCCACATTTGTCGATGTTGGGATGCTATCACAACAAAAGTTGCCCAGCATAGCTATTGTCGTTCAAGGTGAGACAGAAGCTGGTCCTCAAGCATTTAGTATTGAAACTGCTGAAAAGGTCCACAATGAATATTATGAAAAGATGTTTAGATCAATGAATAATTCGTATAAACTATTAGCAAAAAAGCCATTGGAAGACGCAAGGTACCGTGTGGCACTTGCAATCGAAGCTACAAAGGAATCGAGAAGAGCTCACAATGGCAgcattctttcaaattacGCTTCAGCATTATTGCTTCTCAAGGGTATTCCACCTAAGTTGAATCCTGTTATTCGCGCATTAATGGACAGTGTCAAACtagaaaagaatgaaaagtTACAAACAATGGCAGGTGATGCAGTAATCCATCTTATCGATGTTTTGATCAAGAATAATAAGGGAAATGCAGCCAATAAGATTGTGAAGAATCTTTCTGGTTTCTTATGCGTTGACACTTCTGAAGTACCAGATTTTACTGCAAATTCGAAATACATTGATTCTATCCTAACgtcaattaaagaaggcAGCACCTTGgcaattcaagaagattcaaatttaaagaaattggcTGGTATTGCCCAATTGAAACGTAAAGGTGGGTTATATACTTTAGGGAAATTATTGCAAGTTTTTGGAGCTAACACTTTGGTTAACATTCCACAATTGAAGACTGTACTTTTTGAGCCACTAGCTAAGGCAGATGAAGTAGAAGATGAACAGAAtacaattaataatatccttGGTCAGGAAATTGTTGATGCCTTAGGCGTATTAAGGGCGGTATACCCATACATGGACCGAAAACTGCAAATTGAGGAAGTATCCACACATTATCAGGAAATCCTAGCAATTTTGAGATCGAAGTTTTCTGTTCTTCGTTATTCAGCTGCGAGAACTTTGGCTGATTTCGCCAAGATAACTGCTGTTGATTCTATGCCATTCATAATCAGAGAAATTCTTCCACTTATGAACAGTGCCGGATCTCTTCCTGATCGTCAAGGGGCCACagaattaatttatcatttgtCTTTATCAATGAGGACAGATATTTTGCCATATGTGATCTTCTTGATTGTTCCATTGTTAGGCCGGATGAGTGATTCCAATGAGGACATAAGAAATATAGCTACCTCAACCTTTGCTTCAATTATCAAATTAGTTCCATTAGAGGCAGGTATTGCGGACCCAGAATCGTTACCAAAAGATTTGGTTGCTGGTCGTGAGAAGGAGCGTGACTTTATTCAGCAAATGATGGATCCTTCAAAAGCAAAACCATTCAAACTTCCGGTAGCAATTAAGGCAACTCTAAGAAAATACCAACAAGATGGTGTTAACTGGTTAgcatttttgaataaatacCGTTTGCATGGTATTCTTTGTGATGATATGGGTCTAGGGAAAACCTTACAAACAATTTGTATCATTGCAAGCGATCAATATTTAAGAGCAGAAGATTACAAGAAGACAAATTCTGTCGAGACAAGAAAACTGCCATCATTGATTGTTTGTCCTCCATCTCTTACTGGACATTgggaaaatgaatttgaacAATACGctccatttttgaaaataatcGTTTATGCAGGTGGCCCATCAATGCGTATTCCCTTGAGGGATGAACTTGGTTCTGCAGATATTGTTATTACTTCATATGATGTTGCCAGAAATGACTTGTCaattattaccaaatatGATTTCAACTACTGTGTATTAGATGAGGGTCATATAATTAAGAATGCACAATCGAAGTTAGCGAAGGCCGTAAAACAAATATCTGCAAACCATAGATTAATTTTAACTGGTACtccaattcaaaataatgtGGTTGAGTTGTGGTCGCTGTTTGACTTCTTAATGCCAGGATTCTTGGGTACCGAAAAGATGTTCCAAGAGAAATTTGCTAAGCCAATTGCTGCATCAAGAAATAGTAAAACATCATCAAAAGAGCAGGAAGCTGGTGTTCTTGCATTAGAAGCTCTCCATAAACAGGTGTTACCATTCATGTTGAGAAGGTTAAAGGAAGATGTATTATCTGATTTGCCAccaaaaattattcaagacTATTACTGTGAATTGAGTGATTTACAAAAACAATTATACCAGGATTTTGCCAAGAAGCAGAAAAATGTTGTTGAAaaggatattgaaaatacGACTGATACAGATAATTCTCAGCACATTTTCCAAGCCCTACAATATATGAGAAAGTTATGTAACCATCCCGCTTTAGTTCTTTCACCTAATCATCCTCAGCTTGCCCAAGTTCAAGATTATCTTAAACAGACGGGTATTGATTTACATGATGTCATCAACGCTCCCAAGTTGAACGCATTGAGAACTTTATTGTTTGAGTGTGGtattggagaagaagatatggaAAGAAAATCTAACCCAAACCAATACCTAACAGGACAAAACGTTATATCACAACATCGAGCTCTTATCTTCTGTCAACTGAAAGACATGTTAGATATGGtggaaaatgatttatttaagAGATATATGCCATCTGTGACCTATATGAGACTAGACGGTAGTGTTGATCCACGGGATAGACAGAAAGTGGTAAGAAAGTTTAATGAAGATCCTTCTATTGATTGTCTTTTATTAACTACCAAAGTTGGTGGGTTAGGACTAAATTTAACAGGTGCTGATACCGTTATATTTGTTGAACACGATTGGAATCCCATGAATGATTTACAAGCTATGGACCGTGCCCATAGACTGGGTCAAAAGAAGGTGGTTAATGTTTATAGGATTATAACAAAGGGAACTTTGGAGGAGAAAATCATGGGTTTacaaaaattcaaaatgaaCATTGCATCTACTGTGGTTAACCAACAAAATAGTGGTTTAGCATCAATGGATACTCATCAGTTATTGGATTTGTTTGATACAGATGACGTTCCTTCCCAAGAAAACGAAGAAAAGCAGCAAAGTGTTAAACCGGGTATGGATGATGTGGCAAACGAGACTGGTCTAACAGGGAAAGCTAAAGAAGTAGTTGGGGAACTAAAGGAATTATGGGATCCTTCACAGTATGAGGAGGAGTATAATTTGGACAATTTTATTAAGACGTTACGTTAA
- the GPI2 gene encoding phosphatidylinositol N-acetylglucosaminyltransferase (ancestral locus Anc_8.545), which yields MTLRNRKKSTWRRLLWQRQDYPDNYTDPNFIKFLEKLEKKKKEPRPIATSEDYLEIRSHFLDFYYVVLNTFFIFICFSYIYYYNRDPLPLTTFLTIAIIFLIKCKKTQVSTQLNLKSSIIITFMMLTLSPVLKSLSKTTASDSIWTLSFWLTILYIFVVSSSTQKDKPSNLSTNVLFANVSVLASRLSTTTEVFCFLSICIELNIILPKLIERSNIFVVITSNFIVYTFLNLTFGWYHMLLFFLLSMVYITVLPRLFLYWRINYHRADVEVLDIWDPKIPILE from the coding sequence ATGACTTTAAGAAATAGGAAGAAGTCAACTTGGAGACGTCTACTATGGCAAAGGCAAGACTATCCTGATAATTACACGGATCctaattttattaaatttttggagAAGCtagaaaaaaagaagaaagaaccCAGGCCCATTGCAACTTCTGAAGATTATTTAGAAATACGATCACATTTCCTTGATTTCTATTACGTTGTTTTAAACACtttttttatcttcatcTGTTTTAGTTATATTTATTACTATAACCGGGACCCATTGCCATTAACGACCTTCCTTACTATTGCAATTATATTCCTTATTAAATGTAAGAAAACTCAAGTCTCAACCCAACTAAACTTGAAATCATCCATTATTATAACGTTCATGATGTTAACGTTATCGCCAGTGCTTAAATCTCTTTCAAAAACCACGGCATCAGATTCTATATGGACGTTGTCTTTCTGGTTGACaattctttatatttttgtgGTATCTTCATCAACCCAGAAGGATAAACCTTCCAACTTATCGACCAATGTCTTATTTGCTAACGTTAGTGTCCTTGCTTCAAGATTATCAACCACCACGGAAGTTTTTTgctttctttcaatttgtattgaattgaatattatacTTCCgaaattaattgaaagatCTAATATCTTTGTCGTCATAACTTCCAATTTTATTGTTTATACATTCTTGAATCTAACGTTCGGTTGGTACCATATGTtgttattctttttattaTCCATGGTCTACATAACAGTTTTACCAAGATTATTCCTTTATTGGCgaataaattatcatcGTGCAGATGTGGAAGTTTTAGATATATGGGATCCTAAAATTCCTATCCTAGAGTAA
- the NCAS0C02070 gene encoding uncharacterized protein (ancestral locus Anc_8.546): MEGISKITSVRRQKTYEDDDDYYDDDGDNRSIREVPRTIPASNLYTKQRINSIQKVRSASVAENPFFKPRSNAFSEPSDTTSKLDNVYSNIDDLETYDSYDPGNILKSASAVSTRFNRSRKNMNNSVKLVTKPNVDNQDKLWAELDALDDVKRVARTENVYNRFSEGFREKVFKIRESHVKLIQVLREKNAKLEEKQRRDVAAAGITAAGSISDSNSSHLHGSALRVAGSMPSSAGATVDPEEGKYIQQLVDTIRDIRS, from the coding sequence ATGGAAGGAATATCTAAAATAACCTCAGTGAGGAGGCAAAAGACGTACgaagatgacgatgacTATtacgatgatgatggagACAATCGGAGCATACGGGAGGTGCCTAGAACCATCCCAGCAAGCAATTTATACACaaaacaaagaataaattCTATACAGAAGGTGAGATCAGCAAGTGTAGCTGAAaatccatttttcaaaccaAGAAGTAATGCATTTAGTGAACCCAGTGATACAACCAGTAAACTCGATAATGTGTACAGTAATATCGACGACCTTGAAACGTATGATAGCTACGATCCAGGAAATATCCTTAAATCAGCCAGTGCCGTTTCAACTAGGTTCAATAGATCGAGgaagaatatgaataatTCTGTCAAATTAGTAACGAAACCTAATGTGGATAACCAAGACAAGTTATGGGCTGAGTTAGATGCCTTGGACGATGTAAAGAGGGTAGCTCGCACTGAGAATGTATACAATAGATTTTCAGAAGGTTTCAGGGAGAAAGTATTTAAAATCAGAGAATCACATGTTAAACTGATTCAAGTGTTAAGAGAGAAAAATgccaaattggaagaaaaacaaCGTCGTGACGTTGCTGCAGCAGGCATAACGGCAGCAGGATCAATTTCCGACAGCAACAGTAGCCACCTCCATGGGAGTGCGTTGAGAGTTGCTGGAAGTATGCCAAGTTCTGCAGGTGCGACTGTAGATCCAGAAGAGGGCAAATATATACAGCAGTTAGTGGATACGATACGAGATATTCGTTCGTAG
- the ATP4 gene encoding F1F0 ATP synthase subunit 4 (ancestral locus Anc_8.549) — protein sequence MNFCSLTLKSATKPLLTQGVRYVPISTNVRYLSSPSTPPPVKDPKTKAMSIIDALPGNSVLSKTGILGTSAAAAIYAISNELYIVNDESILLLTFAGFTALMAKFVAPLYKDFANARMNKVSNILNESRTRHVDAIKERIGSVSELQNVAETTKVLFDVSKETLELEAKNFELKQKVDLAAEAKSVLDSWVRHEASLRQEQQKQLTQSLLAKVESELSNPKFQEKVLQQSIADVEKLFSKLK from the coding sequence ATGAATTTCTGTTCATTGACACTGAAGTCTGCTACCAAACCTTTATTGACCCAGGGGGTTCGTTATGTACCAATTAGTACCAATGTGCGTTATCTATCAAGTCCCAGCACTCCCCCTCCAGTAAAGGATCCAAAAACCAAAGCCATGTCAATAATTGATGCCCTTCCAGGAAACAGTGTCTTATCCAAGACAGGGATTTTAGGAACTTCTGCAGCAGCAGCAATTTATGCTATCTCCAACGAATTATATATTGTTAATGACGAATCCATCCTATTACTTACCTTTGCCGGGTTCACTGCATTAATGGCCAAGTTCGTAGCACCATTATACAAGGATTTTGCCAATGCTAGAATGAACAAAGTCTCAAACATTTTAAACGAATCTAGAACGAGACATGTCGATGCAATTAAGGAGAGAATTGGCTCAGTTTCTGAACTACAGAATGTTGCCGAAACTACTAAGGTTTTATTCGATGTCTCCAAAGAGACTTTAGAATTAGAAGCtaagaattttgaattgaaacagAAAGTTGATTTAGCTGCCGAGGCCAAATCTGTCTTAGATTCTTGGGTAAGACATGAAGCATCTTTACGtcaagaacaacaaaagcAATTAACTCAGTCACTTCTTGCAAAAGTTGAATCTGAATTGTCAAATCCTAAATTTCAAGAGAAGGTTCTTCAACAATCTATCGCTGATGTTGAGAAATTGTTTTCCAAGTTGAAATAA
- the RPL21B gene encoding 60S ribosomal protein eL21 (ancestral locus Anc_8.553) gives MGKSHGYRSRTRYMFQRDFRKHGAIALSTYLKVYKVGDIVDIKANGSIQKGMPHKFYQGKTGVVYNVTKSSVGVIINKMVGNRYLEKRLNLRIEHIKHSKCRQEFLDRVKTNAAKRVEAKAQGVAVQLKRQPAQPREARVVSTEGNVPQTLAPVPYETFI, from the exons ATGGGTAAATC ACATGGTTACAGATCTCGTACTCGTTACATGTTCCAACGTGACTTTAGAAAGCACGGTGCCATTGCTTTGTCTACCTACTTGAAGGTCTACAAGGTCGGTGACATTGTCGACATCAAGGCTAACGGTTCCATCCAAAAGGGTATGCCACACAAGTTCTACCAAGGTAAGACTGGTGTTGTTTACAACGTTACCAAATCTTCTGTTGGTGTCATCATCAACAAGATGGTCGGTAACAGATACTTGGAAAAGAGATTGAACTTGAGAATCGAACATATTAAGCACTCTAAGTGTAGACAAGAATTTTTGGACAGAGTTAAGACTAACGCTGCCAAGAGAGTCGAAGCTAAGGCCCAAGGTGTTGCCGTTCAATTGAAGAGACAACCAGCTCAACCAAGAGAAGCTCGTGTCGTCTCCACCGAAGGTAACGTTCCTCAAACTTTGGCTCCAGTTCCATACGAAACTTTCATTTAA